A window of Hymenobacter aerilatus contains these coding sequences:
- a CDS encoding GNAT family N-acetyltransferase, producing MSPRLLLTSDPDLAARQPILAGLQEYNRQQVPGESQLLAVLLLDEQNTTIGGLWGRTYYDWLFVELLFVPEALRGQNLGTRLLQEAEQAARQRGCQHVHLDTFGFQAKDFYVKQGYTVFGQLENYPTGFTRYFLRKALS from the coding sequence ATGTCCCCGCGCCTGCTACTCACCTCTGACCCCGATCTTGCCGCCCGTCAGCCGATTTTGGCAGGATTGCAGGAATACAACCGGCAGCAAGTGCCCGGCGAGTCCCAACTGCTGGCCGTGTTGCTTCTTGATGAGCAAAACACGACCATCGGCGGCTTGTGGGGGCGCACTTACTACGACTGGCTGTTTGTAGAGCTGCTATTTGTGCCGGAGGCGCTACGCGGCCAGAACCTAGGTACCCGCCTGCTGCAAGAGGCGGAGCAAGCCGCCCGACAGCGCGGCTGCCAGCACGTCCACCTCGATACATTCGGGTTTCAAGCCAAGGATTTCTACGTGAAACAAGGCTACACCGTGTTCGGGCAGCTCGAAAACTACCCGACTGGCTTTACGCGCTACTTCCTGCGCAAAGCGCTTTCGTGA
- a CDS encoding cytochrome c oxidase subunit 3, whose amino-acid sequence MNSDFGKERQGRIGANRSAPSPRPARVPLSLLLLYLGLVGSLVLFVVLITAYAQTRFLSGVPSGLHPFPRYFSISTVVLLASSYTLSQAQRLYREDDVKNLARCLGATLLLGLAFAGLQTLGWHELQVQGVFFRDKPSGTYVYLISAIHVMHLLGGVLFLTLLFLRAQHASRDSIRTLLFIRDPYRRLQLKLMSTYWHFVDVLWVLLFCAFLFLY is encoded by the coding sequence ATGAATTCTGATTTCGGTAAAGAACGCCAGGGACGCATAGGGGCCAATCGCTCTGCTCCCTCCCCGCGCCCCGCTCGGGTGCCCTTGTCGCTGCTGCTGCTCTACTTGGGGCTGGTGGGTAGCTTGGTTTTGTTTGTGGTGCTGATTACGGCGTACGCGCAAACGCGCTTCCTGAGTGGGGTGCCGTCGGGGCTGCACCCGTTTCCGCGTTACTTTTCCATCAGTACGGTGGTGTTGCTAGCCAGCAGCTACACGCTCAGCCAAGCCCAGCGCCTCTACCGCGAGGACGACGTGAAGAACCTGGCCCGCTGCTTGGGAGCTACGTTATTATTAGGCTTGGCCTTTGCCGGTTTGCAGACGCTGGGCTGGCACGAATTGCAAGTGCAGGGCGTCTTTTTCAGAGATAAGCCCAGCGGTACCTACGTCTACCTTATCTCCGCCATCCACGTGATGCACCTGCTGGGCGGTGTGCTGTTCCTGACCTTGTTGTTTTTGCGTGCTCAGCACGCCTCCCGCGACAGTATCCGCACGCTACTCTTCATCCGCGACCCATACCGCCGCTTGCAGCTCAAGCTAATGAGCACGTACTGGCATTTCGTGGATGTGCTGTGGGTATTGCTGTTCTGCGCCTTTCTATTCCTGTACTAG
- a CDS encoding TapB family protein, producing the protein MSCSFMRPLGLVALLLGASAFAPTHLLPEGPAPFRLTDNAELVYNLLDAKGQKTGHITQRVVRLDSETNKKQTLTTTTALLKSGIYDAKNRLVRMQDLTYAAHHDTSFTDGMAELPPDALRRFRDRIYDYQPTRVAWPDAPTVGTRLPDGGVVVAISSTAVSIAKVQAVLKNRRVVSGPQAVTTPAGTFQCYKVEAERDLTTRARADMAMRQVEREVTYYDPAVGIVRTEYYDRDKLREVKELAKR; encoded by the coding sequence ATGTCCTGCTCTTTTATGCGCCCACTTGGGCTAGTGGCACTGCTGCTTGGTGCCAGCGCCTTCGCTCCTACCCACCTTCTCCCCGAAGGTCCCGCCCCCTTCCGCCTGACCGACAACGCCGAGCTGGTGTATAACTTATTGGATGCAAAGGGTCAGAAAACCGGCCATATCACGCAGCGCGTGGTCCGGCTTGACTCTGAGACCAATAAAAAGCAAACGCTTACCACGACTACTGCCCTGCTAAAAAGCGGCATTTACGATGCGAAAAATCGCTTGGTGCGCATGCAGGACCTCACCTATGCGGCACACCACGATACGTCTTTCACCGACGGCATGGCCGAACTGCCGCCCGATGCGCTCCGCCGCTTTCGGGACCGTATCTACGACTACCAACCCACTCGCGTGGCCTGGCCCGATGCGCCTACCGTGGGCACGCGCTTGCCCGATGGCGGGGTGGTGGTAGCCATCAGCAGCACCGCCGTGAGCATTGCCAAAGTGCAGGCCGTGCTCAAAAACCGCCGGGTGGTAAGTGGCCCCCAGGCCGTGACCACGCCCGCCGGCACCTTCCAATGCTATAAGGTAGAAGCGGAGCGCGACCTCACCACCCGGGCGCGTGCTGATATGGCGATGCGCCAAGTGGAGCGCGAAGTAACGTATTACGACCCGGCCGTGGGCATTGTGCGCACCGAGTACTACGACCGGGACAAGCTACGCGAGGTAAAGGAGCTAGCGAAGCGGTAG
- a CDS encoding DUF4920 domain-containing protein has protein sequence MRYFLLTALSLSCTLASAQATKTPLTPKPGTHTALLATTQAQTYGAPVTTTGAVPVQQLKTVLAGRDSARVKLVGPIADVCKAEGCWLTMQPAPGQMMRVRFKDHAFFVPKDISGKTAVVEGVVVHETVSVAQQRHYAEDAGKSKQEIAAITKPVEQYNFIADGVRVQ, from the coding sequence ATGCGTTATTTCCTGTTGACTGCCCTCAGCCTCTCTTGCACGCTGGCCTCAGCCCAGGCCACTAAAACCCCGCTGACGCCCAAGCCCGGCACTCACACGGCCTTGCTAGCCACCACACAAGCGCAGACCTACGGCGCCCCCGTGACGACCACTGGCGCCGTGCCCGTGCAACAGCTCAAAACGGTGCTGGCCGGCCGCGACTCGGCCCGCGTGAAGCTGGTAGGTCCCATTGCCGACGTGTGCAAAGCAGAGGGCTGCTGGCTGACCATGCAGCCCGCCCCCGGCCAGATGATGCGCGTGCGCTTCAAGGACCATGCATTCTTTGTGCCCAAGGATATCAGCGGCAAAACGGCCGTGGTGGAAGGTGTAGTAGTGCACGAAACGGTATCGGTGGCCCAGCAGCGCCACTACGCCGAGGACGCCGGCAAATCCAAGCAGGAAATTGCGGCCATCACCAAGCCCGTAGAGCAGTACAACTTCATTGCCGACGGCGTGCGAGTGCAGTAA
- the ligA gene encoding NAD-dependent DNA ligase LigA, whose translation MSSIQEQISTLTARLHHLNYQYYQNDVSEVPDQEFDKMLAELAALEKAHPELALPNSPTQRVGGTITKQFPTALHRYPMLSLGNTYSEADLRDFDERVQRGLEGAEYAYVCELKFDGVAMSLTYQNGQLTQGVTRGDGTRGDVVTSNVRTIKNLPLHLRNTGPTQPEEFEVRGEIFMPQPVFAELNQEREANGEALLANPRNAASGALKLQDSALVAARRLRFFAYSYLSQGRDFPTHSAALEALRAWGLPVSDTWRKCHSLDEVLEFIHYWDKHRFTLPVATDGIVVKIDDLRQQELLGYTAKSPRWAIAYKYPAEAGRTRLREIQYQVGRTGAVTPVALLDPVPLAGTIVKRASVHNANQIAALDLRLGDMVFVEKGGEIIPKITSVDLTARPADSQPIIYPTECPACGTPLIRPEGEAHFRCPNDRGCPPQLKAKLEHFVSRKALDIDGLGAETVGRFFDLGLVTDAASLYDLPGKAAELAQLERMGEKSVQRLVAGLEASKQVPFDRVLFGLGIRYVGETVAEKLAAHYRTVKALEAATAETLAAVPEVGGVIAVSVAAWFQEPQNREMVERLRAAGVQLALTGEAPKAQSDRLAGQTFVLSGVFEQHSREELQQLIQQHGGKVTGSISKKLSYLVAGDKMGPAKREKATELKVPIISETDLLAMLPDATTLPDSEAEAAADSALDDLTAPTPPQGGQASLFS comes from the coding sequence ATGTCCAGCATTCAGGAACAGATATCCACCCTCACGGCCCGCCTGCACCACCTCAACTATCAGTACTACCAGAACGACGTGTCGGAAGTACCCGACCAGGAGTTCGACAAGATGCTGGCTGAGCTGGCAGCCCTCGAAAAAGCCCACCCCGAGCTGGCCCTACCCAACTCGCCTACCCAGCGTGTGGGGGGCACCATCACCAAGCAGTTCCCCACGGCTCTGCACCGCTACCCCATGCTCAGCCTGGGCAATACCTACTCGGAGGCCGATCTGCGGGACTTCGACGAGCGGGTGCAGCGCGGCCTGGAAGGTGCGGAGTACGCCTACGTGTGCGAGCTGAAGTTCGACGGTGTGGCCATGAGCCTGACCTACCAGAATGGCCAGCTCACGCAGGGCGTCACGCGCGGCGACGGCACCCGCGGCGATGTGGTGACCAGCAACGTGCGCACCATCAAAAACCTACCCTTACACCTGCGCAACACTGGCCCTACCCAGCCCGAGGAGTTTGAGGTGCGCGGTGAAATCTTTATGCCCCAGCCGGTTTTTGCGGAGCTAAACCAGGAGCGTGAGGCTAATGGCGAAGCTTTGCTAGCTAATCCGCGCAACGCGGCCAGCGGCGCCCTCAAGCTGCAAGACTCGGCGTTGGTGGCTGCGCGGCGGCTGCGCTTTTTTGCCTACAGCTACCTCAGCCAAGGCCGCGACTTCCCTACCCACAGCGCTGCCCTGGAAGCCCTACGCGCATGGGGCCTACCTGTGTCGGACACGTGGCGCAAGTGTCACTCACTGGATGAGGTACTAGAGTTTATTCATTATTGGGACAAGCACCGCTTCACCCTACCCGTGGCTACCGACGGTATTGTGGTGAAGATAGACGACCTACGCCAGCAGGAGCTGCTAGGCTACACGGCCAAAAGTCCGCGCTGGGCTATTGCGTATAAATATCCCGCCGAGGCCGGCCGCACCCGCCTGCGCGAGATACAGTACCAGGTAGGCCGCACCGGCGCCGTGACCCCGGTAGCCCTGCTCGACCCGGTACCGCTAGCCGGTACCATCGTGAAGCGCGCTTCGGTGCACAACGCCAACCAGATTGCCGCCTTGGATTTACGCCTGGGCGACATGGTGTTTGTAGAGAAAGGCGGTGAAATCATCCCTAAGATTACCAGCGTCGACCTCACTGCCCGCCCTGCCGACAGTCAGCCCATCATCTATCCTACCGAGTGCCCGGCTTGCGGCACGCCGCTAATTCGGCCCGAGGGTGAGGCGCACTTCCGCTGCCCCAACGACCGGGGCTGCCCGCCCCAACTCAAAGCCAAACTGGAGCACTTTGTGTCGCGCAAGGCCTTGGATATTGACGGTTTGGGCGCCGAAACTGTGGGCCGCTTCTTTGACCTGGGGCTGGTGACGGACGCCGCGAGCCTATACGACCTGCCCGGCAAGGCCGCCGAACTCGCTCAGCTCGAGCGCATGGGTGAAAAATCGGTGCAGCGCCTGGTAGCGGGTCTGGAGGCCAGCAAGCAGGTGCCATTCGATCGAGTGTTGTTTGGTTTGGGCATTCGCTATGTGGGCGAAACCGTAGCCGAGAAGCTGGCCGCGCACTACCGCACGGTGAAGGCGCTGGAAGCTGCTACGGCCGAGACGCTGGCCGCCGTGCCAGAGGTAGGCGGCGTCATTGCCGTATCGGTAGCGGCGTGGTTTCAGGAGCCGCAGAATCGCGAGATGGTGGAGCGTTTGCGGGCAGCGGGCGTGCAACTAGCCCTCACCGGCGAGGCCCCTAAGGCTCAGAGCGACCGACTAGCCGGACAAACCTTCGTGCTGTCGGGTGTGTTTGAGCAGCACAGCCGCGAGGAGTTGCAACAGCTCATCCAGCAGCACGGCGGCAAGGTAACGGGCAGCATCAGCAAGAAGCTGAGCTACCTGGTAGCCGGCGACAAGATGGGTCCCGCCAAGCGCGAAAAGGCCACGGAGCTGAAGGTGCCAATTATTTCGGAAACCGATCTGCTAGCCATGCTCCCGGATGCCACTACCCTCCCCGACTCCGAGGCTGAAGCTGCCGCCGATTCTGCTCTGGACGACCTCACTGCGCCTACCCCACCACAAGGAGGTCAGGCCTCGTTATTTTCGTAG
- a CDS encoding rhodanese-like domain-containing protein translates to MSRFLLLTFAGALAFTQLSCSSNTSVTPTETAALLQKPDVVLLDVRTPEEYADGHLAGARNIDFKASDFNDRIAQLDKSKTYVLYCASGNRSGKTAKLMAENGFTKVDNAGGFKDLKAAGLPTE, encoded by the coding sequence ATGTCTCGTTTCCTATTACTGACTTTTGCCGGCGCACTCGCCTTCACACAGCTTTCCTGCTCCTCTAATACCTCCGTCACGCCCACCGAAACCGCCGCGCTGCTGCAAAAGCCCGATGTGGTGCTGCTAGACGTACGCACGCCCGAGGAGTACGCCGACGGCCACCTAGCCGGTGCCCGCAATATCGACTTCAAAGCGTCGGACTTCAACGACCGAATTGCCCAGCTCGACAAGTCCAAAACCTACGTGCTGTACTGTGCTTCTGGCAACCGCAGCGGCAAAACGGCTAAGCTTATGGCAGAAAATGGCTTTACTAAGGTAGACAATGCTGGTGGTTTCAAGGATTTGAAAGCAGCTGGTTTGCCCACAGAATAG
- a CDS encoding alpha/beta hydrolase — MNYPFCIRCGWVLALTFASCYPGLAQTPTPARDTSFTVYSALAKARKTDPSITLARPAVPTIIRSRMNVPYCTASGRALQLDVFYPKARRQGGYPAVLLIHGGGWRSGDRSQHVPMAQQLAARGFVAVTAEYRLSTEAPYPAAVQDLKAAVRWMRANARTYRINPKQIATWGFSAGGQLAALVGTTNEETRFDSLACNIGYSSQVQAIVDVDGILAFIHPESGEGDDRKSTSAATYWFGSPKTERPDLWRQASALTYVGPHTPPTLFLNSSVDRMHAGRDDMMRQLSQFNIYHEVHTFPDAPHPFPLFNPWFSPTLDYTVAFLNKVFSRK; from the coding sequence ATGAACTATCCTTTCTGCATACGCTGTGGCTGGGTGTTGGCGCTGACTTTCGCCAGCTGCTACCCAGGCCTAGCACAGACGCCTACCCCGGCTCGCGACACCTCGTTCACGGTGTACAGCGCCCTGGCCAAAGCCCGCAAAACGGACCCATCCATCACGCTGGCCCGGCCGGCGGTGCCGACAATTATTCGCTCGCGGATGAACGTGCCATACTGCACGGCCAGTGGGCGGGCGTTGCAGCTCGATGTGTTTTACCCCAAAGCCCGGCGCCAGGGCGGCTACCCGGCCGTGCTGCTGATTCATGGGGGCGGGTGGCGCTCCGGCGACCGGAGTCAGCACGTGCCCATGGCCCAACAGCTGGCGGCCCGCGGCTTCGTGGCCGTCACGGCCGAGTACCGGCTGAGTACCGAAGCGCCCTACCCCGCCGCCGTGCAGGATCTGAAAGCGGCCGTACGGTGGATGCGGGCCAATGCGCGGACGTACCGCATAAATCCTAAGCAGATTGCTACGTGGGGCTTCTCGGCAGGTGGTCAGTTGGCGGCGCTTGTCGGCACTACCAATGAGGAAACTCGTTTCGACTCGTTGGCCTGCAACATAGGCTACTCCAGCCAAGTGCAGGCCATTGTAGACGTAGACGGCATTCTGGCCTTCATTCATCCCGAATCGGGTGAGGGCGACGACCGGAAAAGCACTTCAGCGGCCACGTATTGGTTTGGCAGCCCCAAAACCGAGCGGCCCGATTTGTGGCGCCAGGCCTCAGCCCTGACGTACGTGGGGCCACACACGCCGCCTACCCTGTTCCTGAACAGCTCCGTAGACCGCATGCACGCCGGCCGCGACGACATGATGCGGCAGCTCAGCCAGTTCAATATCTACCACGAGGTACACACCTTCCCCGACGCGCCGCACCCGTTTCCGTTGTTCAACCCCTGGTTTTCGCCTACCCTGGACTACACGGTGGCCTTTCTGAATAAGGTGTTCAGCCGGAAATAG
- a CDS encoding polysaccharide deacetylase family protein, producing the protein MYLFRTALLAAGLASLAALPACDIKSATASETDVPAASATDSVTVAVPVEAPAPPTPASIPVAAMASAAEIYARPQVPILCYHQIRDWRPRDSKSAKDYIVPVDAFKKQMQMLADSGYHTILPDQLYAYLATGAPLPPKPIMLTFDDTDLDQFTVARPELEKHGFKAVYFVMTVSLGRPKYMSKAQVKQLADEGNVIGSHTWDHHNVKKYQGQDWVTQIEKPTKTLEEITGQKITYFAYPFGLWNPEAIPELKKRGFVAAFALAEKRDQQDPLFTIRRIIASGYWSPRTLHNSMVNSF; encoded by the coding sequence ATGTATCTATTTCGTACTGCTTTGCTGGCCGCTGGGCTGGCCTCATTGGCCGCGCTGCCTGCCTGCGATATCAAATCTGCTACTGCTTCTGAAACTGATGTTCCCGCTGCTTCGGCTACCGATTCGGTCACTGTAGCAGTGCCTGTGGAAGCCCCGGCTCCCCCCACGCCGGCCAGCATTCCGGTGGCCGCTATGGCCAGTGCGGCGGAGATTTACGCCCGGCCGCAAGTGCCTATTCTGTGCTACCATCAGATCCGCGACTGGCGTCCGCGCGACTCCAAATCGGCTAAGGATTACATCGTGCCGGTAGATGCGTTCAAGAAGCAGATGCAGATGCTGGCCGACTCGGGCTACCACACCATCCTACCTGATCAGCTCTACGCCTACCTTGCCACGGGCGCGCCGCTACCCCCCAAGCCCATCATGCTCACCTTCGACGACACGGACCTCGACCAGTTCACCGTAGCCCGCCCCGAGCTGGAAAAGCATGGTTTCAAGGCCGTGTATTTTGTGATGACCGTGAGCCTGGGCCGTCCCAAGTACATGAGCAAAGCCCAAGTGAAACAGCTAGCCGACGAAGGCAACGTTATCGGTTCGCACACTTGGGACCATCATAACGTGAAGAAATACCAGGGTCAGGATTGGGTGACGCAGATCGAAAAGCCGACCAAAACCCTAGAGGAAATCACAGGGCAGAAGATTACGTATTTCGCCTACCCCTTCGGCCTGTGGAACCCCGAAGCTATTCCGGAGCTGAAGAAGCGCGGGTTTGTGGCAGCCTTCGCTCTGGCCGAAAAGCGCGACCAGCAAGACCCGCTGTTTACCATTCGTCGCATTATTGCCAGTGGCTACTGGAGCCCACGCACCCTGCATAACAGCATGGTGAACAGCTTTTAA
- the dapA gene encoding 4-hydroxy-tetrahydrodipicolinate synthase, giving the protein MNQLRGTGVALVTPFLPTANHAVDYPALRRLIDFTLDGGVDYLVINGTTAESPTLSAEERAEILRVAQEQVAGRVPLVFGLGGNHTEAVVHALRTTDLTGVVAILSASPYYNRPSQAGIVAHYQALADASPLPLILYNVPGRTGSNLTAATTLHLAQHPNIIGIKEASGNLEQCIAIAAGKPDDFLLISGDDMMTTSLVSFGAVGIISVLANAFPRAFSDMTRHALAGNFAQASQLLYDFVPLNPLMYEEGNPVGVKTALAAQGLCSATVRLPLIEASESLQERITLLTQKMQAVAAE; this is encoded by the coding sequence ATGAATCAACTCCGTGGTACGGGTGTCGCACTCGTCACGCCTTTTTTGCCTACTGCAAACCATGCCGTGGACTACCCCGCGCTGCGCCGTCTAATTGACTTTACCCTGGATGGAGGCGTTGATTATCTGGTAATTAACGGCACCACGGCCGAATCTCCTACCCTCTCTGCGGAGGAGCGAGCAGAAATTTTGCGCGTAGCGCAAGAACAAGTAGCGGGTCGCGTGCCGCTGGTTTTTGGCCTGGGTGGCAACCACACGGAAGCCGTAGTTCATGCCCTGCGCACCACAGACCTTACCGGCGTAGTAGCCATACTGTCGGCCTCGCCCTACTACAACCGGCCTTCGCAGGCTGGTATTGTGGCGCACTACCAAGCCCTAGCCGATGCCTCGCCCCTACCCCTCATCCTGTATAATGTGCCTGGCCGCACGGGCTCCAACCTCACGGCTGCCACTACCCTGCACCTGGCCCAGCACCCCAATATCATCGGCATCAAAGAAGCCAGCGGCAACCTGGAGCAGTGCATTGCCATTGCCGCCGGTAAGCCCGATGACTTTCTGCTGATTTCGGGCGACGACATGATGACGACTTCGCTCGTCAGCTTTGGCGCTGTAGGTATCATTTCGGTGCTGGCTAACGCCTTCCCCCGTGCTTTCTCCGACATGACTCGCCACGCCCTAGCCGGCAACTTCGCCCAGGCCAGCCAGCTGCTGTATGATTTCGTGCCGCTGAACCCGCTGATGTACGAGGAAGGCAACCCCGTGGGCGTGAAAACGGCTCTGGCAGCCCAGGGCCTGTGCTCAGCCACCGTGCGCCTACCCTTAATAGAAGCATCGGAGAGCCTACAGGAGCGTATTACCCTGCTGACGCAGAAAATGCAAGCAGTAGCTGCAGAGTAG
- a CDS encoding (Fe-S)-binding protein — MPTPTAVDLFIPCFVDQLFPATAMNMVKVLEAVGCEVHYNSNQTCCGQPAYNAGFKAESCEVATKFLKDFPNEPGRYVVSPSASCVGMVRNTYAELFDGTPRQTQHYGLQRRVFELTEFLVDVLGINTIPGAALPGQYTYHDSCSALRECGIKEAPRQLLDNVQGLTRLEMAEAETCCGFGGTFAVKFQAISVAMAEQKVEHALATGADYLISTDTSCLMHLDAYIRREKSPIKTLHIADVLASGW, encoded by the coding sequence ATGCCTACCCCCACCGCCGTCGACCTGTTCATTCCTTGCTTCGTTGACCAACTGTTTCCTGCCACGGCAATGAATATGGTGAAGGTGCTAGAGGCCGTGGGCTGCGAGGTGCACTACAATAGCAACCAAACCTGCTGCGGGCAGCCGGCCTACAACGCGGGCTTCAAGGCCGAAAGCTGCGAGGTGGCTACCAAGTTTCTGAAGGATTTTCCCAACGAGCCGGGCCGCTACGTGGTCAGCCCATCGGCTTCGTGCGTGGGCATGGTGCGCAATACCTACGCCGAGCTATTCGACGGCACGCCTCGGCAAACCCAGCACTACGGCCTGCAACGGCGCGTATTCGAGCTGACGGAGTTTTTGGTAGACGTACTGGGTATCAATACCATCCCCGGTGCCGCCCTACCCGGCCAGTACACCTACCACGACTCCTGCTCGGCTCTGCGGGAATGTGGTATAAAGGAAGCGCCGCGCCAGCTACTGGATAATGTGCAGGGCCTCACGCGCCTGGAAATGGCCGAGGCTGAAACCTGCTGTGGGTTTGGGGGCACATTTGCCGTCAAGTTTCAGGCAATTTCCGTGGCCATGGCCGAGCAGAAGGTAGAGCACGCCCTGGCCACCGGCGCCGACTACCTTATTAGCACCGATACCAGCTGCCTGATGCACCTCGACGCTTACATCCGCCGCGAGAAAAGCCCCATCAAGACCTTACATATAGCCGATGTGCTGGCTAGTGGCTGGTAG
- a CDS encoding TlpA family protein disulfide reductase has product MLVSTSSYAQRREALLINNSATDKIWPHYRNILHKDKGGPVKPGDTLRIQFDENSYLPTTVHFAREIHNLVEQPALLVLPGDVITIRHNEAAVTYDFTGRYPAELRFFEQLWRSSFSLSNWAFLDDKTTLEMPATLEEFMAHWQRLRLTGDSLRVAVRTTPGIRPAMAEALERELRLQKVAYLLGGVWYHNLYNTQPFIPRSVRLMRDTLKLNLVTSFPAVYQDSVRAQLRLLRSMQLLPPTASPKRLETLDRMAAYLTMLQNRPASTSVQYAVAKQEYTGLEREWVCYALLEEAQFMHRPIGTQLKDYRTWVMPESRFVRSLTHQDQFTLVMPNQQMATTDTLVAPDGSRQTLAALLARHRGKVIYLDLWASWCAPCIMEMPATAALHRHYQGKPVVVIQLSIDKDKQAWQQASKEFLAGVREQYHFVSPTTAGFLKRFTVNSIPRYVLLDKYGIVRYADALRPDDPELKPLIADLLAR; this is encoded by the coding sequence TTGTTAGTCAGTACTAGCAGCTACGCCCAGCGGCGGGAAGCGCTATTGATTAACAACAGCGCAACGGATAAAATCTGGCCTCATTACCGTAACATTCTACACAAAGACAAAGGTGGTCCGGTGAAGCCCGGCGACACCTTGCGCATCCAGTTTGACGAGAACTCCTACTTGCCAACAACTGTTCATTTCGCCCGGGAAATACATAACCTGGTAGAGCAGCCCGCGCTGTTGGTATTGCCCGGTGATGTTATTACGATTCGTCACAATGAAGCCGCCGTAACGTACGACTTTACTGGCCGCTACCCGGCAGAGTTGCGCTTTTTCGAACAACTCTGGCGCAGTTCATTCAGCTTGAGTAATTGGGCTTTTCTGGACGATAAAACGACGCTAGAGATGCCCGCCACGCTGGAAGAATTTATGGCGCACTGGCAGCGCCTACGCCTTACCGGCGACAGCCTCAGAGTGGCGGTGCGCACTACACCGGGCATCCGGCCAGCTATGGCGGAGGCACTGGAGAGGGAATTGCGTTTGCAAAAAGTTGCCTACCTGCTCGGGGGTGTCTGGTACCATAATCTATATAATACCCAGCCCTTCATTCCACGCAGTGTACGGCTGATGCGGGATACGCTGAAATTGAATTTGGTAACTTCGTTTCCAGCTGTTTATCAGGACTCGGTGCGGGCGCAGCTGCGGCTTTTGAGGAGTATGCAACTGCTACCGCCAACGGCGTCGCCGAAACGGTTGGAAACGTTAGACAGAATGGCTGCCTACCTAACGATGCTGCAAAATCGACCGGCTTCTACCAGTGTGCAGTATGCCGTAGCCAAGCAGGAATACACTGGTTTAGAGCGAGAGTGGGTATGCTACGCATTGCTGGAAGAAGCGCAGTTTATGCACCGCCCCATCGGGACGCAACTCAAAGACTACCGCACCTGGGTAATGCCAGAAAGCCGTTTCGTACGCAGCCTCACCCACCAGGACCAATTCACGCTGGTGATGCCCAACCAGCAAATGGCAACTACCGACACCCTCGTAGCCCCCGACGGTTCCCGCCAGACCCTGGCCGCGCTGCTGGCCCGGCACCGGGGTAAAGTTATCTACCTCGATCTGTGGGCTAGCTGGTGCGCGCCCTGTATCATGGAAATGCCTGCCACGGCAGCGTTGCATCGACATTACCAAGGGAAACCAGTAGTGGTTATCCAGCTTTCTATTGATAAGGACAAGCAGGCGTGGCAGCAGGCCAGTAAGGAGTTTTTAGCGGGTGTGCGGGAGCAGTATCATTTCGTCAGCCCTACCACGGCTGGCTTCCTGAAACGCTTCACCGTCAACAGTATTCCGCGCTATGTGCTGCTCGACAAATACGGTATCGTGCGCTACGCCGACGCCCTGCGCCCCGACGACCCCGAGCTGAAGCCGCTGATTGCTGATTTGCTGGCGCGGTAA